The Setaria italica strain Yugu1 chromosome IX, Setaria_italica_v2.0, whole genome shotgun sequence genome has a window encoding:
- the LOC101766619 gene encoding protein DETOXIFICATION 40, whose amino-acid sequence MAGGAAGASKLESPLLAAATASHTGSGHGVEAVSGRLESILSDESLPWGRRMSAATLVEMRLLVRLAAPAVVVYMINYLMSMSTQIFSGHLGTLELAAASLGNTGIQVFAYGLMLGMGSAVETLCGQAYGAHKYDMLGVYLQRSTVLLMATGVPLAVLYAFSRPILVLLGESPEIASAAAVFVYGLVPQIFAYAANFPIQKFLQAQSIMAPSAYISAATLAAHLALSYLVVYKLGLGLLGASLMLSVSWWAIVVAQFVYIVTSRRCRLTWTGFSWQAFSGLPSFFKLSLASAVMLCLETWYFQILVLIAGLLKDPELALASLSVCMTISGWVFMISVGFNAAASVRVSNELGAGNPKSAAFSVLVVTVLSFILSVIISVVILLCRDYISYIFTEGEDVSRAVSQLTPLLAFTLILNGIQPVLSGVAVGCGWQAFVAYVNVGCYYIVGIPLGCLLGFYFDLGAAGIWSGMIGGTLMQTLILIWVTFRTNWVKEVEEAQKRLNKWEEKSPLLLD is encoded by the exons AtggcgggtggcgccgccggggcgAGCAAGCTGGAGAGCCCGCTGCTAGCCGCGGCGACGGCCAGCCACACCGGCAGCGGGCACGGGGTGGAGGCGGTGAGCGGGCGGCTGGAGAGCATCCTGAGCGATGAGTCCCTGCCGTGGGGCCGCCGGATGTCCGCGGCGACGCTGGTGGAGATGCGCCTGCTGGTGcggctggcggcgccggcggtggtggtgtaCATGATCAACTACCTCATGTCCATGTCGACGCAGATCTTCTCCGGCCACCTCGGCACgctcgagctcgccgccgcgtcgctggGGAACACGGGCATCCAGGTCTTCGCCTACGGCCTCATG CTGGGCATGGGGAGCGCGGTGGAGACGCTGTGCGGGCAAGCCTACGGCGCGCACAAGTACGACATGCTGGGCGTCTACCTGCAGCGCTCGACGGTGCTGCTCATGGCGACGGGCGTTCCGCTCGCCGTCCTCTACGCCTTCTCCCGCCCgatcctcgtcctcctcggcgAGTCCCCGGAGatcgcgtccgccgccgccgtcttcgtcTACGGCCTCGTCCCGCAGATCTTCGCGTACGCCGCCAACTTCCCCATCCAGAAGTTCCTGCAGGCGCAGAGCATCATGGCGCCCAGCGCCTACATCTCCGCCGCCACGCTCGCCGCCCACCTCGCCCTCAGCTACCTCGTCGTCTACAAGCTCGGCCTGGGGCTCCTGGGCGCCTCGCTCATGCTCAGCGTCAGCTGGTGGGCCATCGTCGTCGCGCAGTTCGTCTACATCGTCACCAGCCGCCGGTGCAGGCTCACGTGGACGGGGTTCTCGTGGCAGGCATTCTCCGGCCTGCCCAGCTTCTTCAAGCTCTCGCTCGCATCCGCCGTCATGCTCTGCCTCGAGACCTGGTACTTCCAGATACTCGTGCTCATCGCTGGACTCCTCAAGGACCCCGAGCTTGCGTTGGCATCGCTCTCTGTCTG CATGACAATCTCAGGGTGGGTGTTCATGATCTCGGTTGGGTTCAATGCAGCTGCCAG TGTCCGGGTGAGCAATGAGCTTGGCGCCGGCAACCCCAAGTCGGCGGCGTTCTCTGTCTTGGTGGTGACGGTGCTGTCATTCATCCTGTCGGTGATCATCTCCGTCGTCATCCTGCTCTGCCGGGACTACATCAGCTACATCTTCACCGAGGGCGAGGACGTGTCACGGGCAGTGTCCCAACTGACGCCACTGCTGGCTTTCACTCTCATCCTCAACGGCATCCAGCCCGTCCTCTCCG GGGTGGCCGTGGGGTGCGGATGGCAAGCGTTCGTCGCGTACGTTAACGTCGGCTGCTACTACATCGTCGGCATCCCCCTCGGGTGCCTCCTCGGCTTCTACTTCGACCTCGGAGCGGCG GGCATTTGGAGCGGCATGATTGGTGGCACACTGATGCAGACCTTGATCCTGATCTGGGTTACATTCAGGACCAACTGGGTCAAAGAG GTGGAAGAAGCGCAGAAAAGATTAAACAAGTGGGAAGAAAAATCTCCCCTATTGCTAGATTAA